A genomic segment from Streptomyces antibioticus encodes:
- a CDS encoding FAD-dependent oxidoreductase encodes MSMERLVVIGGDAAGMSAASQARRLKGPGELEIVAFERGGFTSYSACGIPYWVGGAVPDRDALIARTPEEHRARGIGLRLRTEVTRIDVAGRRVRARDLDAGTESWTSYDKLVIATGARPVRPEMPGADAAGVHGVQTLGDGQELIETLARARGRRAVVVGAGYIGVEMAEALIDRGFEVTVVNRGSEPMSTLDPDMGRLVHRAMEGLGITMVNDAEVTGVRTGDDGRVRAVVTEAAEYPADVVVLGIGVRPETSLAEAAGLPLGAHGGLLTDLAMRVRGHTDIWAGGDCVEVLDLVSGQERHVPLGTHANKHGQVIGTNAGGGYATFPGVVGTAVSKVCDLEIARTGLREKDARRVGLRFETVTIESTSRAGYYPGSSPMTVKMLAERRTGRLLGVQIVGREGAGKRVDIAAVALTAGMTVEQMTALDLGYAPPFSPVWDPVLVAARKAAAKVREAG; translated from the coding sequence ATGAGCATGGAACGACTGGTCGTGATCGGCGGGGACGCCGCGGGCATGTCCGCGGCGTCCCAGGCCCGCCGCCTCAAGGGGCCCGGGGAACTGGAGATCGTGGCGTTCGAGCGCGGCGGCTTCACCTCGTACTCGGCGTGCGGCATCCCGTACTGGGTCGGCGGGGCCGTCCCGGACCGGGACGCGCTGATCGCCCGGACGCCCGAGGAGCACCGGGCCCGCGGGATCGGGCTGCGGCTGCGCACCGAGGTCACCCGGATCGACGTGGCCGGGCGGCGCGTACGCGCGCGTGACCTCGATGCCGGGACGGAATCCTGGACGTCGTACGACAAGCTCGTCATCGCGACCGGGGCGCGGCCGGTCCGGCCGGAGATGCCCGGGGCGGACGCGGCGGGGGTGCACGGGGTGCAGACCCTCGGCGACGGGCAGGAGCTGATCGAGACGCTGGCCCGCGCGCGGGGGCGGCGGGCCGTGGTCGTCGGCGCGGGCTACATCGGTGTGGAGATGGCCGAGGCGCTCATCGACCGCGGCTTCGAGGTGACGGTCGTCAACCGGGGCAGCGAGCCGATGTCGACGCTCGACCCGGACATGGGCCGGCTGGTGCACCGGGCCATGGAGGGCCTCGGCATCACCATGGTGAACGACGCCGAGGTCACCGGCGTGCGCACCGGCGACGACGGCCGGGTGCGGGCGGTGGTCACCGAGGCCGCCGAGTACCCGGCGGACGTGGTCGTCCTCGGCATCGGGGTCCGCCCGGAGACCTCGCTGGCCGAGGCCGCCGGGCTGCCCCTGGGCGCGCACGGCGGTCTCCTCACCGACCTGGCGATGCGGGTGCGCGGACACACCGACATCTGGGCGGGCGGCGACTGCGTGGAGGTCCTCGACCTGGTGTCGGGGCAGGAACGCCATGTGCCGCTGGGCACCCACGCCAACAAGCACGGCCAGGTCATCGGGACCAACGCGGGCGGCGGCTACGCCACCTTCCCGGGCGTCGTCGGCACGGCCGTCAGCAAGGTGTGCGACCTGGAGATCGCCCGCACCGGGCTGCGCGAGAAGGACGCGCGCCGGGTGGGGCTCCGGTTCGAGACGGTCACCATCGAGTCGACCAGCCGGGCCGGCTACTACCCCGGCTCCTCCCCCATGACCGTCAAGATGCTCGCCGAGCGCCGCACCGGTCGGCTGCTCGGGGTGCAGATCGTCGGCCGCGAGGGCGCGGGCAAGCGGGTGGACATCGCGGCGGTGGCCCTGACGGCCGGGATGACGGTGGAGCAGATGACGGCCCTGGACCTGGGCTACGCCCCGCCGTTCAGCCCGGTGTGGGACCCGGTCCTGGTGGCCGCGCGCAAGGCGGCGGCGAAGGTCCGCGAGGCCGGTTAG
- a CDS encoding DUF4349 domain-containing protein: MRTRRSVRPAQALAGVLLAAGLALTGCSAAGGSGDSSSDKAAVPDARSEAQAGGFQEDAKQGAGDSGSQATSAPKVTPNRIIRTASLTVQVKDVTDALDEARTTTENAGGYVGDESTTRDGDGTERTRLVLRVPVARYDDVLADLQGAGKLLERTAKAQDVTDQVVDVESRIKTQQASVARVRELMDQATKLSDVVTLEGELSRRESDLEALLAQQASLKDRTSLATVTLNLREKPVEEAAGDDDPGFVDALAGGWDAFVTMLRWIAVAFGAVLPFLVVAALLVAGWLRLRRGRRRTSPAGEPGQD, translated from the coding sequence ATGCGCACACGACGTTCCGTACGACCGGCCCAGGCGTTGGCCGGTGTCCTGCTGGCCGCGGGCCTCGCCCTCACCGGGTGCAGCGCCGCGGGCGGCTCGGGGGACTCCAGCTCCGACAAGGCGGCCGTGCCCGACGCCCGGTCCGAGGCCCAGGCGGGCGGCTTCCAGGAGGACGCCAAGCAGGGCGCGGGCGACAGCGGTTCGCAGGCCACGTCGGCGCCGAAGGTCACCCCGAACCGCATCATCCGCACCGCCTCGCTGACGGTGCAGGTCAAGGATGTGACCGACGCCCTCGACGAGGCCCGTACGACCACCGAGAACGCGGGCGGTTACGTCGGCGACGAGTCCACCACCCGGGACGGGGACGGCACCGAGCGCACCCGGCTCGTCCTGCGGGTGCCGGTGGCGCGGTACGACGACGTCCTCGCCGACCTCCAGGGCGCGGGCAAGCTGCTGGAGCGCACGGCGAAGGCGCAGGACGTCACCGACCAGGTCGTCGACGTGGAGAGCCGGATCAAGACGCAGCAGGCCAGCGTCGCCCGGGTCCGGGAGCTGATGGACCAGGCCACCAAGCTGAGCGACGTGGTCACCCTGGAGGGCGAGTTGAGCCGCCGCGAGTCCGATCTGGAGGCGCTGCTCGCCCAGCAGGCGTCCCTGAAGGACCGCACCAGCCTGGCGACCGTCACCCTCAACCTGCGGGAGAAGCCGGTCGAGGAGGCCGCCGGGGACGACGACCCGGGGTTCGTGGACGCGCTCGCGGGCGGCTGGGACGCGTTCGTGACGATGCTGCGCTGGATCGCCGTCGCGTTCGGCGCGGTGCTGCCGTTCCTCGTGGTGGCCGCGCTGCTCGTGGCGGGGTGGCTGCGGCTGCGCCGGGGGCGCCGCCGGACGTCCCCGGCGGGCGAGCCCGGGCAGGACTGA
- the hemG gene encoding protoporphyrinogen oxidase — MSATGTDTRRHVVVVGAGIAGLAAAHRLLERGARVTVLEASDRVGGKLLPGEIAGVRVDLGAESMLARRPEAVGLAREVGLGDRLTPPATATASIWTRGALRPMPKGHVMGVPGTAAALSGVLSDEGLARIERDAGLPRTETGEDVAVGEYVAARLGREVVDRLVEPLLGGVYAGDAYRISMRSAVPQLFEAARGHTSLTEAVRSLQAKAAESGQSGPVFMGVEGGVGSLPLAVADSVRARGGEIHTRVPVDELRREAAGGWRVRAGERLLHADAVVVAAPAPVAARLLAPESPAAAADLAAVEYASMALITLAYRRADTALPAGSGFLVPPVDGRTVKASTFASQKWGWIADEDPDVVVLRTSVGRYGETEILGRTDAELADVSRHDLRAATGLDATPLETRVTRWTDGLPQYPVGHHARVARIREHIAKLPGLAVCGAPYDGVGIPACIASAYAAVDQLDGDPDAARELTAHPVQSLHGGAGE; from the coding sequence ATGAGCGCAACGGGTACGGACACGCGGCGGCACGTGGTCGTCGTCGGAGCGGGGATCGCCGGGCTGGCCGCGGCCCACCGGCTGCTGGAGCGCGGCGCGCGGGTGACGGTCCTGGAGGCGTCCGACCGGGTCGGCGGCAAGCTGCTGCCCGGCGAGATCGCCGGTGTCCGGGTCGACCTGGGCGCCGAGTCGATGCTGGCCCGCCGCCCCGAGGCGGTCGGCCTCGCGCGCGAGGTGGGCCTCGGCGACCGGCTGACCCCGCCCGCCACCGCGACGGCCTCGATCTGGACCCGCGGCGCCCTGCGCCCCATGCCCAAGGGCCATGTCATGGGCGTCCCCGGCACGGCCGCCGCGCTGAGCGGCGTGCTCTCCGACGAGGGACTCGCCCGCATCGAACGCGACGCCGGCCTGCCCCGCACCGAGACCGGCGAGGACGTCGCGGTCGGCGAGTACGTGGCGGCGCGGCTGGGCCGCGAGGTCGTCGACCGCCTGGTCGAACCGCTCCTCGGCGGCGTCTACGCGGGCGACGCCTACCGCATCTCGATGCGCTCGGCCGTCCCGCAGCTCTTCGAGGCCGCACGCGGCCACACCTCGCTCACCGAGGCGGTCCGCTCCCTCCAGGCGAAGGCCGCCGAGAGCGGGCAGTCCGGCCCGGTGTTCATGGGCGTCGAGGGCGGCGTGGGCTCCCTGCCGCTCGCCGTCGCCGACTCCGTCCGCGCGCGCGGCGGGGAGATCCACACGCGGGTGCCCGTCGACGAGCTGCGCCGCGAGGCCGCGGGCGGCTGGCGGGTGCGGGCCGGGGAGCGCCTGCTGCACGCGGACGCCGTGGTCGTCGCCGCCCCCGCCCCCGTGGCCGCCCGACTGCTCGCCCCCGAGTCCCCGGCCGCCGCCGCGGACCTGGCCGCCGTCGAGTACGCCTCCATGGCCCTGATCACCCTCGCCTACCGCCGCGCCGACACCGCGCTGCCGGCCGGCAGCGGCTTCCTCGTCCCGCCCGTCGACGGCCGCACCGTCAAGGCGTCCACCTTCGCCTCCCAGAAGTGGGGCTGGATCGCCGACGAGGACCCCGACGTCGTCGTCCTGCGCACCTCCGTGGGCCGGTACGGCGAGACGGAGATCCTCGGGCGCACCGACGCCGAACTGGCCGACGTCTCCCGGCACGACCTGCGCGCCGCCACCGGCCTGGACGCCACCCCGCTGGAGACCCGCGTCACCCGCTGGACCGACGGCCTGCCCCAGTACCCGGTCGGCCACCACGCGCGCGTGGCACGCATCCGCGAGCACATCGCCAAGCTCCCCGGCCTCGCCGTCTGCGGAGCGCCCTACGACGGCGTCGGCATCCCGGCCTGCATCGCGAGCGCGTACGCGGCCGTCGACCAGCTCGACGGCGACCCGGACGCCGCCCGCGAGCTGACGGCCCACCCGGTGCAGAGCCTGCACGGCGGAGCGGGAGAATAG
- the hemQ gene encoding hydrogen peroxide-dependent heme synthase, with translation MSDDAPTTEPARIPNKGKLAKDLNEVIRYTLWSVFKLKDALPEDRAGYADEVQELFDQLAAKDVTIRGTYDVSGLRADADVMIWWHAETSDQLQEAYNLFRRTKLGRALVPVWSNMALHRPAEFNRSHIPAFLADETPRDYVSVYPFVRSYDWYLLPDEDRRRMLADHGKMARGYPDVRANTVASFSLGDYEWILAFEADELYRIVDLMRHLRASEARLHVREEVPFYTGRRKDVAELVAGLA, from the coding sequence ATGAGTGACGACGCCCCCACCACCGAGCCCGCCCGGATCCCGAACAAGGGCAAGCTGGCCAAGGACCTCAACGAGGTCATCCGCTACACGCTGTGGTCCGTCTTCAAGCTGAAGGACGCCCTCCCCGAGGACCGCGCGGGCTACGCCGACGAGGTCCAGGAGCTGTTCGACCAGCTCGCCGCCAAGGACGTGACGATCCGCGGCACCTACGACGTGTCCGGACTGCGCGCCGACGCCGACGTCATGATCTGGTGGCACGCGGAGACCAGCGACCAGCTCCAGGAGGCGTACAACCTCTTCCGCCGCACCAAGCTGGGCCGCGCCCTCGTACCGGTCTGGTCGAACATGGCGCTGCACCGCCCCGCCGAGTTCAACCGCTCGCACATCCCGGCGTTCCTCGCCGACGAGACGCCCCGCGACTACGTGAGCGTGTACCCGTTCGTGCGCTCCTACGACTGGTACCTGCTGCCCGACGAGGACCGCCGCCGGATGCTCGCCGACCACGGCAAGATGGCCCGCGGCTACCCCGACGTCCGCGCCAACACGGTCGCGTCGTTCTCGCTGGGCGACTACGAGTGGATCCTGGCGTTCGAGGCCGACGAGCTGTACCGCATCGTCGACCTCATGCGCCACCTCCGGGCCTCCGAGGCCCGGCTGCACGTCCGCGAGGAGGTCCCGTTCTACACGGGCCGCCGCAAGGACGTCGCCGAGCTGGTCGCGGGCCTCGCCTGA
- a CDS encoding alpha/beta hydrolase, whose protein sequence is MRAAALCSATGALLLTALSAAPAGGVPDSTGTAAGAPAGVAFAGVALAAARAAEEGVTFGACPEAQDLPGSMQCGTVTVPLDYAEPEGRQIKLTVSRVRATHTDPGNSKRRVPRQGALVFNPGGPGGSGLYFPLIGLLPEWKRIGAAYDLVGYDPRGVGRSAPLSCQDPKGFFKGPSPAPVHPSESYKRERVARAKAYARGCAKRAGSALPHYNSLNNARDLDVLRAALGEEKLTFMGSSYGTYFGAVYATLFPSHVRRMVFDAAVNPAPEKIWYRNNLDQSMAFESRWTDFREWIARHDKVYGLGRTEQAVLRSYERARARLAAEPAGGTVGPGQLQSAFLQAGYYDDFWPHRARALSEYLKGDPEELIAQAGPITEAAAEAENASAVYTAVECNDASWPTDFRTWDRDNTRLARVAPFETWDNVWANLPCAYWPAARQRPLDVRTGPGELPPTLILAAERDAAAPYDGALEMHRRLTGSVLVTERDSGTHGIAGGPNACVNAHLDAYLLEGRLPVRRAACAPHQEPRPTDLGDEAVEPRTRVLRPAV, encoded by the coding sequence ATGAGAGCCGCCGCCCTCTGTTCGGCCACCGGAGCCCTGCTCCTGACCGCCCTCTCCGCCGCCCCGGCGGGCGGAGTCCCTGACAGCACCGGTACGGCCGCCGGCGCCCCCGCCGGTGTCGCCTTCGCCGGTGTCGCCCTCGCCGCCGCGCGGGCCGCCGAGGAGGGCGTGACCTTCGGCGCCTGCCCGGAGGCGCAGGACCTGCCGGGCTCGATGCAGTGCGGCACCGTCACCGTCCCGCTCGACTACGCCGAGCCCGAGGGCCGGCAGATCAAGCTGACGGTCAGCCGGGTGCGGGCCACCCACACCGACCCGGGCAACAGCAAGCGCCGGGTGCCCCGGCAGGGCGCGCTGGTCTTCAACCCCGGCGGCCCGGGCGGCTCCGGACTGTACTTCCCCCTGATCGGCCTGCTGCCGGAGTGGAAGCGGATCGGCGCCGCCTACGACCTCGTCGGCTACGACCCGCGCGGCGTCGGACGCTCGGCGCCCCTGTCCTGCCAGGACCCCAAGGGCTTCTTCAAGGGGCCCTCGCCCGCGCCGGTCCACCCCTCGGAGTCGTACAAGCGGGAACGCGTCGCGCGGGCGAAGGCGTACGCGCGCGGCTGCGCCAAGCGCGCGGGCAGCGCCCTGCCGCACTACAACTCGCTGAACAACGCCCGCGACCTGGACGTGCTGCGGGCCGCGCTGGGCGAGGAGAAGCTGACGTTCATGGGCTCCTCGTACGGCACCTACTTCGGGGCCGTGTACGCGACGCTGTTCCCCTCGCACGTGCGGCGGATGGTGTTCGACGCGGCGGTGAACCCGGCGCCGGAGAAGATCTGGTACCGCAACAACCTCGACCAGTCGATGGCGTTCGAGAGCCGCTGGACCGACTTCCGCGAGTGGATCGCCCGGCACGACAAGGTGTACGGGCTCGGGCGGACGGAACAGGCGGTGCTGCGCAGCTACGAGCGGGCGCGAGCCAGGCTGGCCGCGGAGCCGGCCGGCGGGACGGTCGGTCCCGGCCAGCTCCAGAGCGCGTTCCTCCAGGCCGGGTACTACGACGACTTCTGGCCGCACCGCGCGCGGGCGCTCTCGGAGTATCTGAAGGGCGACCCCGAGGAGCTGATCGCGCAGGCCGGTCCGATCACCGAGGCCGCGGCGGAGGCGGAGAACGCCTCGGCGGTGTACACGGCGGTGGAGTGCAACGACGCGTCCTGGCCGACCGACTTCAGGACCTGGGACCGCGACAACACGCGGCTCGCCCGGGTGGCGCCGTTCGAGACCTGGGACAACGTGTGGGCGAACCTGCCGTGCGCGTACTGGCCGGCCGCCCGGCAGCGGCCGCTGGACGTGCGGACCGGCCCCGGCGAGCTGCCGCCGACGCTGATCCTGGCCGCCGAGCGGGACGCGGCCGCCCCCTACGACGGGGCGCTGGAGATGCACCGGCGGCTGACCGGCTCGGTGCTGGTGACCGAGCGGGACTCCGGCACGCACGGCATCGCGGGCGGGCCGAACGCCTGCGTCAACGCCCACCTCGACGCGTATCTGCTGGAGGGACGGCTGCCGGTGCGGCGCGCGGCCTGCGCACCGCACCAGGAGCCGCGGCCGACGGACCTGGGCGACGAGGCGGTGGAGCCCCGGACCAGGGTCCTGCGTCCGGCGGTCTGA
- a CDS encoding TIGR04222 domain-containing membrane protein, translating to MFWVLLLVLAWGAAGAACARLCLAAVRAAAVGRDTDPDRRHGSAHDLTLYEAAFLSGGPGRVAELTLVSMARQRRLLLAHTGWATVVDPHGQDEMERSVIGAIGPQGQSRIAPVRAATAAADAVRSLADRLVRAGLAVPDGPRTTVTTGVRQVRGAALLVLALGTVALSMPGETGIPRWHVALWFALPLALTLGCLAIARVEVPPGARWASPAGQRLLGTLAGRADDTGTGTGTRADGSAADERAYLTSVAVLGIRAAEPHLRAAFGHREPFPRD from the coding sequence ATGTTCTGGGTCCTTCTCCTGGTGTTGGCATGGGGCGCCGCCGGTGCGGCGTGCGCCCGGCTGTGTCTGGCCGCCGTCCGCGCGGCGGCCGTCGGCCGGGACACGGACCCGGACCGCCGCCACGGCAGCGCACACGACCTGACGCTCTACGAGGCGGCGTTCCTGTCCGGCGGACCCGGCAGGGTCGCCGAGCTGACCCTGGTCTCGATGGCCCGTCAGCGTCGGCTGCTGCTCGCCCACACCGGCTGGGCGACCGTGGTGGACCCGCACGGGCAGGACGAGATGGAACGGTCCGTCATCGGGGCCATCGGCCCGCAGGGCCAGTCCCGGATAGCGCCGGTACGGGCCGCGACGGCGGCCGCGGACGCGGTGCGCTCCCTCGCCGACCGACTGGTGCGCGCGGGTCTCGCGGTGCCGGACGGTCCCCGTACGACGGTGACCACCGGGGTGCGGCAGGTGCGCGGCGCCGCCCTGCTGGTCCTGGCGCTGGGCACGGTGGCGCTGTCGATGCCGGGCGAGACGGGCATACCGCGCTGGCACGTCGCCCTGTGGTTCGCGCTGCCGCTGGCGCTGACCCTGGGCTGTCTGGCGATCGCCCGGGTCGAGGTGCCGCCGGGCGCCCGCTGGGCCTCCCCGGCCGGTCAGCGACTGCTGGGCACGCTGGCCGGGCGGGCGGACGACACCGGCACCGGCACCGGCACCCGCGCCGACGGGAGCGCGGCGGACGAGCGGGCGTATCTGACATCGGTCGCCGTGCTGGGGATACGGGCGGCCGAGCCGCATCTGAGGGCCGCCTTCGGACACCGCGAGCCGTTCCCCCGCGACTGA
- a CDS encoding DUF4142 domain-containing protein, which produces MRPRPPVQGRGIISGTGLVMVCLAATLVALLLPVLSYLGRSDEGGSGGGVDVLNAQSVVTPYGPLSALDREFVTKVRLAGLWELPAGVQAEEKGTTDAVRTAGRHLVEGHAFLDERARDVAAKLGLPLPNEPDEQQRTWLAELDAARGRAFDWTFANTLRVAHGRVFSLVAQVRAGTRNSLVRALADDANSTVLDHIRVLEATGLVDYDALARELAASGTPSSTRSSAPPGLTGDPGTVVPLSPPPDPNPDPNPAPSYALPPAATSPPPS; this is translated from the coding sequence ATGCGACCCCGTCCCCCGGTCCAGGGCCGAGGCATCATCAGCGGTACCGGTCTCGTCATGGTGTGCCTGGCCGCGACCCTCGTGGCGCTGCTCCTCCCGGTCCTGTCCTACCTGGGCCGGTCCGACGAGGGCGGGTCCGGCGGCGGCGTGGACGTGCTGAACGCGCAGAGCGTGGTGACCCCCTACGGGCCGTTGTCCGCCCTGGACCGGGAGTTCGTCACCAAGGTGCGGCTGGCCGGGCTGTGGGAGCTGCCCGCCGGCGTCCAGGCCGAGGAGAAGGGCACCACGGACGCCGTACGGACGGCGGGCCGGCACCTGGTGGAGGGGCACGCCTTCCTGGACGAGCGGGCACGGGACGTGGCGGCGAAGCTGGGCCTCCCGCTGCCGAACGAGCCCGACGAACAGCAGCGGACCTGGCTGGCGGAGCTGGACGCGGCGCGCGGCCGGGCATTCGACTGGACGTTCGCCAACACCCTGCGGGTCGCCCACGGGCGGGTGTTCTCCCTGGTGGCGCAGGTGCGGGCGGGCACCCGCAACTCGCTGGTCCGCGCCCTCGCCGACGACGCCAACTCGACCGTGCTGGACCACATCCGGGTCCTGGAGGCCACCGGGCTCGTCGACTACGACGCCCTGGCCCGGGAGTTGGCGGCGAGCGGCACACCGTCGTCCACCCGCTCCAGCGCCCCGCCCGGCCTCACCGGCGATCCCGGCACGGTCGTCCCGCTGTCCCCGCCGCCGGACCCGAACCCGGACCCGAACCCGGCCCCGAGCTATGCGCTGCCGCCCGCCGCGACGAGTCCGCCGCCCTCCTGA